From the genome of Chanodichthys erythropterus isolate Z2021 chromosome 17, ASM2448905v1, whole genome shotgun sequence:
CAGTGggcctttattttttttaattttgtgatacattttttttaggattctttgatgaatagaaagttacacataacagcatttatctgaaataaaaatctttctTCTTCAGTAatcttaaaatgataaatgttggCCTGGTTAGACTATCACTAACAAATATAAACTCTCTGCATGTTACAGAATGATAAGGGTCAAGAGCCTGCTGAGGTTGTCCCTGACCCCATGGACATGAGTCTGGATAAGGCTGAAGCCGCCATGGTGGCTAAAGAGCTGAAACAGTTGCTGCTGGACGCCGTGCCTCTCAGCTGTAACCTACCCCGCGCCACCCTACCCAACTATGACAACATCCCCGGCAACCTCATGCTCTCCTCTCTGGGCCTCAAACTAGGGGACCGTGTGGTGCTGGATGACACGAAGGTGAGTATAGGAGAGTCGgtgtattaaatattttagagaATGGATGCAGTGTAAAAAGTCTGAAGTTAGGCAATATAAAACGTAATTCCTCTCTCCTGCAGACTGGCACCCTCCGTTTCTGTGGCACCACTGAGTTTGCTAGCGGGCAGTGGGTTGGTATTGAGCTGGACGAGGCAGAGGGCAAGAATGACGGGAGTGTGGGAGGGATCCGCTATTTTATCTGCTCCCCAAAACAAGGTGTGTTCTCTTAATTTCTGTATTATTGAAGCCATTTGTAATGACAACAGCAAGCTTAAATTGTTGATTCATACCGAGTATTCGGATGACATAATCTGATTTCTAGAGTTTTATATTTGGCATACATGTCTATTTTTCAGGCATCTTCGCTCCTGTGTCAAAAATCAGCAAAGTTCTTGAGCAGACCCCCTCTTCGGTCACCTCCACCCCAAAAACCCCTCGCATGGATTTGTCTCGCGTCACCGGCAAGAtcaagaaagagaaaaaagagaaagatcGTGTGAAGAGTGAGTGATAATTCATCTATTTGATATGTGTGATATGATTCTGTGTTGTCTTATGTTCATCTTCTGTCAAATTGTTATCAAATCATTGTTTGGACTTCTTTATCTGAAATTTTGTCTTCTGAGTTCCACATTTGTTTTGCTTCTCCACCAGCTCCAAGAAAGAAGTCTCTGTCTGGGGTCAGTTTGGATCCTGATGGAGTCAACGTTGAGGTTGGGGATCAGGTGCTGGTGGCAGGCCAAAAACAAGGGATTGTCCGCTTTTTTGGAAAGACAGACTTTGCCCCTGGTATGTCTATGTGAAGGTCTAAGATAATGGTATAATGTAATGATTTGAGAAGTCTGACATGATGATTTGTGATTCCTAATATCTAATATGAAATAACTTATAGTACAATATTGTCCCATGAGTATTTAGTATTTTGTGTGTGCATTCTTGTGATCAGGATATTGGTTTGGTGTGGAGTTGGAGCAGCCCACTGGAAAGCATGATGGCAGTGTATTTGGAGTGCGTTACTTCCACTGTTTGCCCAAATATGGGGTTTTTGCACCACCTTCCCGTGTTCAGAGGTACAATCTTCAACCTACTTACAGCTACCCGACTATGTTCTGCTGTTTTGGTTAAAGAATATGAATAGACCATTGCCTTCCACTTGGCTTTTATTCCTGGATAGCAAAAGCATTTGCAGGAAGGTTTCACTATTTATGAAAGAATAATGATAAGGTACCTGAAAAAGGTTAGGGATGGGCTTAAGTAAAATACCATCTTTGCTATTAAGTCTTTGTGAAACCATCTGGTGTAATATAAGAAAATTCCAAAGCTGAAAAACAGGGACACTTATGCCTtggattaagccaggattagaccttagttcaattatatttaagtagcttttatcaacgtatctagaaaaaaaaaaacattactggtgtgcatcttgagacaaaacaatgacagtaatatattttaaatatgtcagtgcaagttgctttcagttgaaacagctaaaacatgcattttagtctgggactagcttaagccttgggGTTTAGTTTAGTTAAATAGTTAAACTGGGGTTtagttaaatgtaaatttaaatattcatatgTTTGTCAGATGCTGTGTAGGCTTTCGTAAGCGCATGGAACACAGATCCAAAACGCAATGAAACCAAACAGACTTAGAAATACATGTTGAAGTCACTTAGATTAAATCATCAACAGtatgttttaactttttaattgtatttttttaaaatcttgcaGAATTGCAGGGCCCAAAGATCAACAGGGTGATGGGACACTAGTGAAGAAAGTCCACCAGGTGACTAGTAAGTACAAAGATAAGAAGCATGTTTATCAATttggaaaatattttaatttatggaAAAATATGTATTGTTCTTTCCCTGTTTtcccaatcagagtgtcatgtctagttttggttttgtttcatgtttatgtttcagtttttattttgaagttttcTTATGgtcatgtttcctgtttttcATGTGTTTCCCTTGCTCCTCATGTGATCCTGTCATATGCATCCCTTTTAAGTTTAAGTGTcttgttctgattggttctctTGTctgtttgtcttgttttcattggtttattgtttgattgtgtgtgtgtgtatatatatatatatatatatatatatatatatagccccCATGTTTCATGGTTCCTTTGTCTAGTATTGATCCCTGTAACCGCTGTTGAAGAGTCGTGCATCTAGGCTTGTCACGTCGGGTCAAGGTTATGTTTATTGTCAAGTCTAGTTTAAGTTATcatcttgttttgtttgttttggataaTCTATAACTAAGCTGGAATGGGTTCACTTTGGCTCGCTTACAGTGGCCTCCATGACACAGAGTGTGTATTCATGTGAATAAACAAAACAAGCTTACATTTAGTGCTCTGTTTTGCTTGTATCTTGTCAGTTAGGCATGATGTGTAATAGCGATAAGAAGTTTTTCTCCTCTAGTTCAGCTACATGATTGCTTGTAGTAAGGAGCAGAAATATACTTATTGTGCAAtatccatcatacaatatgtatGTGAAAGGACAGCAGTCCCACATGACAGTCTCAGGTACATGTTTGTGATGTTTCATCCTGCTCTTCTCTACAGTGTCCCAGCCGAAGCGGAATTTTAATGCGGTGCGATCTCCAAAAGACA
Proteins encoded in this window:
- the clip3 gene encoding CAP-Gly domain-containing linker protein 3 isoform X2, with amino-acid sequence MTKEETSEVEEAQPGSEFISPVHEPRKKPIVHPSAQAPLPKDYAFTFFDPNDPACMEILTDSRTTIPELFAIIRQWVPQVQHKIDIIGNEILKRGCHVNDRDGLTDMTLLHYCCKAGAHGVGDPESALRLSNQLIALGADVSLRSRWTNMNALHYAAYFDVPELIRVLLKACKPKVLNSTCSDFYHGTALHIAASNLCLGAVKCLLEHGANPTVRNDKGQEPAEVVPDPMDMSLDKAEAAMVAKELKQLLLDAVPLSCNLPRATLPNYDNIPGNLMLSSLGLKLGDRVVLDDTKTGTLRFCGTTEFASGQWVGIELDEAEGKNDGSVGGIRYFICSPKQGIFAPVSKISKVLEQTPSSVTSTPKTPRMDLSRVTGKIKKEKKEKDRVKTPRKKSLSGVSLDPDGVNVEVGDQVLVAGQKQGIVRFFGKTDFAPGYWFGVELEQPTGKHDGSVFGVRYFHCLPKYGVFAPPSRVQRIAGPKDQQGDGTLVKKVHQVTMSQPKRNFNAVRSPKDITSESSISRLLFCCWFPWMLRAEMQS
- the clip3 gene encoding CAP-Gly domain-containing linker protein 3 isoform X1 translates to MTKEETSEVEEAQPGSEFISPVHEPRKKPIVHPSAQAPLPKDYAFTFFDPNDPACMEILTDSRTTIPELFAIIRQWVPQVQHKIDIIGNEILKRGCHVNDRDGLTDMTLLHYCCKAGAHGVGDPESALRLSNQLIALGADVSLRSRWTNMNALHYAAYFDVPELIRVLLKACKPKVLNSTCSDFYHGTALHIAASNLCLGAVKCLLEHGANPTVRNDKGQEPAEVVPDPMDMSLDKAEAAMVAKELKQLLLDAVPLSCNLPRATLPNYDNIPGNLMLSSLGLKLGDRVVLDDTKTGTLRFCGTTEFASGQWVGIELDEAEGKNDGSVGGIRYFICSPKQGIFAPVSKISKVLEQTPSSVTSTPKTPRMDLSRVTGKIKKEKKEKDRVKTPRKKSLSGVSLDPDGVNVEVGDQVLVAGQKQGIVRFFGKTDFAPGYWFGVELEQPTGKHDGSVFGVRYFHCLPKYGVFAPPSRVQRIAGPKDQQGDGTLVKKVHQVTMSQPKRNFNAVRSPKDITSESSISSRLLFCCWFPWMLRAEMQS